A genomic region of Runella rosea contains the following coding sequences:
- a CDS encoding M14 family zinc carboxypeptidase: MRILRKTARLLFLTAFWAVQFAHAQTNYYFPKATKFDPTVPTPEKFLGYAIGSHYTRHDQIVGYFRELAKVSNRVHVQSLGKTYEEREQIVVTFTAPENYSRLEEIRKEHITTVDPSKPVLSSKAPVIVMLGYSVHGNEGSCSEVSLLMGYYLAAAQDNETAQWLKEAVIFIDPSLNPDGRDRAANWFNSYKSFPPVADPLDKEHMEVWPNGRTNHYFADLNRDWLNLVHVESRNRVEFFHQWYPNVQIDFHEMGANATYYFEPTPKRHESPIIPQFIYDENAIFAKYHAKALDEIGSLYFTKENFDNLSPIYGSTYPKFYGTIAATFEQAGSGGMMKETANGLLTFPFTIRNHLATSFSSLKAAIAEKTNLFKIQKDFFNYGLEQARANAAKAYVFGDSRDESLTQKFLGLLLQHRIQVYDLATSTTVEGKTFEKGKAYFVPAEQTNFLVIHSLFEEISLKDSLFYDNTGWSVIHAYGLQYAKLKTKEVAKGAPVTATTQAKGAVEGGKSSYAYLLNYTEYNAAKALYQLLGKNILVKTAFKPFTAAINNDKKSFGYGTLVIPVAGQSIPADSLYAHLQLIAADCNVRFTGISTGFSAGGIDLGSNNIKTVRKPEVALAFGQGVTAGEAGQVWFLLSQQLGMPVVKLDLQYFRQATLKKYTTIVLPGGNYSAWDKAVIDKLKAWVADGGTLITFQTATAWAVQNELVKEKLAESDEKASTPKGANTNERLDFVSKQDVEGSKRINGAIFLADIDISHPIGFGLSDRRLFINKNGPTLLQKSADKYATVAQYAEKPFINGYASKQNIGKVSNSAAIILSTTGNGRIVLFADDPTYRSYWLGTTRLFFNSIFFANLVEGGGMFGAEAEK, translated from the coding sequence ATGAGAATTTTACGTAAAACAGCCCGATTGCTGTTCTTAACGGCCTTTTGGGCCGTTCAATTTGCCCACGCCCAAACCAATTATTACTTCCCCAAAGCCACCAAGTTTGACCCCACGGTTCCGACGCCCGAAAAATTTCTGGGGTATGCCATCGGGTCGCACTATACGCGGCATGACCAAATTGTGGGTTATTTCAGAGAATTGGCCAAAGTAAGCAACCGCGTCCATGTGCAATCTCTTGGTAAAACCTACGAAGAAAGAGAGCAAATCGTGGTCACTTTTACCGCTCCCGAAAATTACAGCCGCTTGGAAGAAATCAGGAAAGAGCACATCACTACCGTTGACCCTTCCAAACCCGTATTGAGCAGCAAAGCCCCCGTGATTGTCATGCTGGGCTACAGCGTCCACGGTAACGAAGGCTCATGCAGCGAGGTGAGTTTACTGATGGGGTATTATTTAGCCGCCGCGCAGGACAACGAAACCGCCCAATGGCTGAAAGAAGCGGTCATTTTTATTGACCCATCCCTCAACCCCGACGGCAGGGACCGCGCCGCCAATTGGTTCAACAGCTACAAATCCTTCCCGCCCGTAGCCGACCCCCTAGACAAAGAACACATGGAAGTGTGGCCCAACGGGCGCACTAACCACTATTTTGCCGATTTGAACCGCGACTGGCTCAACCTCGTCCACGTAGAAAGTCGCAATCGGGTTGAGTTTTTCCACCAATGGTACCCCAATGTGCAGATTGATTTTCATGAAATGGGTGCCAACGCTACGTATTATTTTGAACCTACGCCCAAACGGCACGAAAGCCCCATTATACCGCAGTTTATCTACGATGAAAATGCAATTTTTGCCAAATACCACGCCAAAGCCTTAGATGAAATAGGTTCGCTGTATTTTACCAAAGAAAATTTTGATAACCTCTCCCCCATTTACGGCTCAACGTACCCCAAATTTTACGGGACCATCGCGGCTACTTTTGAGCAGGCGGGCAGCGGCGGAATGATGAAAGAAACCGCCAATGGCCTCCTCACCTTTCCTTTCACCATCCGCAACCATTTAGCCACGAGCTTTTCATCCCTGAAAGCCGCCATCGCCGAAAAAACAAACCTGTTCAAAATTCAGAAAGACTTTTTCAATTATGGATTGGAACAAGCAAGGGCAAATGCCGCCAAAGCCTATGTTTTTGGGGACAGCCGGGATGAATCCCTTACCCAAAAATTTCTGGGTTTGTTGTTGCAGCACCGCATTCAGGTTTATGATCTTGCCACTAGCACCACCGTTGAAGGGAAAACTTTTGAGAAAGGAAAAGCCTATTTCGTTCCCGCTGAACAAACCAACTTTCTGGTTATCCATTCTTTGTTTGAAGAAATCAGTCTGAAAGACAGCCTTTTCTATGACAATACGGGTTGGAGTGTGATTCATGCGTACGGATTGCAATACGCCAAACTCAAAACCAAAGAGGTAGCCAAAGGCGCACCCGTAACGGCAACCACACAAGCCAAAGGGGCCGTAGAAGGCGGAAAATCATCGTATGCTTACCTGCTAAACTACACTGAATACAACGCCGCAAAGGCACTGTATCAGTTGTTAGGCAAAAATATTTTGGTAAAAACAGCCTTTAAACCCTTTACAGCGGCCATCAACAACGACAAAAAATCCTTTGGCTACGGCACATTGGTGATTCCAGTGGCGGGACAGTCGATACCCGCTGATTCGCTCTATGCGCACCTGCAACTCATTGCAGCCGATTGTAATGTCCGTTTTACGGGTATTTCCACGGGTTTTAGCGCGGGAGGGATTGACCTCGGCAGCAACAACATTAAAACCGTTCGCAAGCCCGAAGTAGCGTTGGCGTTTGGGCAAGGTGTAACGGCGGGTGAAGCCGGACAAGTTTGGTTCTTGCTGAGTCAGCAACTGGGGATGCCCGTGGTGAAGCTTGACCTGCAATATTTTAGGCAGGCGACGTTGAAAAAATACACCACCATCGTGTTGCCGGGCGGAAATTACAGCGCATGGGACAAAGCGGTAATCGACAAGCTCAAAGCATGGGTGGCCGACGGCGGTACGCTCATTACTTTTCAAACCGCCACGGCTTGGGCGGTCCAGAATGAGTTAGTAAAGGAAAAATTGGCCGAATCTGACGAAAAAGCGTCGACGCCCAAAGGTGCCAATACCAACGAACGACTTGATTTTGTGAGTAAACAGGATGTGGAAGGCTCAAAACGAATCAACGGCGCGATCTTTTTGGCTGATATTGACATTTCGCATCCCATTGGGTTTGGACTCAGCGACCGCCGCCTTTTTATTAATAAAAATGGCCCGACGCTACTGCAAAAAAGTGCTGACAAGTACGCTACCGTGGCGCAATACGCCGAAAAACCCTTTATAAACGGTTACGCCTCGAAGCAAAACATCGGCAAAGTAAGCAACAGTGCCGCCATTATTTTAAGCACGACGGGCAATGGACGAATTGTACTTTTTGCCGACGACCCAACCTACCGCAGTTACTGGCTCGGCACCACCCGTCTGTTTTTCAACAGTATTTTCTTCGCCAATCTGGTCGAAGGCGGTGGAATGTTTGGCGCCGAAGCGGAGAAGTAA
- a CDS encoding single-stranded DNA-binding protein, with protein sequence MNKVTLIGNVGNEVIVRDFDNGKLASFTMATTESYTNKNNEEVTNTTWHNIVAFGKVADVCKRMAAKGKLLSVEGKINYRTYKNKKDKMIYVTEIQVYKIEEIEKN encoded by the coding sequence ATGAACAAGGTAACATTGATTGGCAACGTAGGAAACGAAGTGATTGTACGGGATTTCGACAACGGCAAATTGGCCTCTTTTACGATGGCAACGACCGAAAGCTACACCAATAAAAACAATGAAGAAGTGACCAATACCACTTGGCACAACATCGTGGCATTCGGAAAAGTAGCGGATGTGTGTAAGCGGATGGCGGCCAAGGGTAAACTGCTTTCGGTAGAAGGAAAAATCAATTATCGGACGTATAAAAATAAAAAAGATAAGATGATTTACGTCACCGAAATTCAAGTCTATAAAATTGAGGAGATAGAAAAAAACTAG
- a CDS encoding PDDEXK nuclease domain-containing protein, whose amino-acid sequence MDKRFTDIIQLIKQSRINAIKAVNAQLINLYWNIGEYISKKIEQSDWGDSVVAELAKYIQQNEPEIKGFSDKNIWRMKQFYETYKDSPKLSTVLREISWSHNLAIFSRCKTIEEREFYLKLTKQENYSFRELDRQISASLFERTMIGNTKLSTALRETSQDTTNTFKDSYVFEFLNLSEPHSESDLQRGLVRQMRNFILELGKDFLFIGEEYKLQVGNSDFYIDLLFYHRGLQCLVAFELKADKFKPEHLGQLNFYLEALDRDVKKPNENLSIGVLLCKDKDSEVVEYALSRSLSPTMVSEYKTQLPDKKILQQKLHELFDNESDNK is encoded by the coding sequence ATGGACAAACGGTTTACGGACATAATTCAACTTATTAAACAATCTAGGATTAATGCGATAAAAGCCGTAAACGCCCAATTGATTAACCTTTATTGGAATATTGGAGAATACATCAGTAAAAAAATTGAACAATCTGACTGGGGCGACTCTGTGGTGGCAGAATTAGCTAAGTATATTCAACAAAACGAACCCGAAATAAAAGGATTCTCCGATAAGAATATTTGGAGAATGAAACAGTTTTACGAGACTTATAAGGACTCTCCAAAACTCTCAACAGTGTTGAGAGAAATTAGTTGGTCACATAACTTGGCGATATTTTCAAGGTGCAAAACTATCGAAGAAAGAGAGTTTTATCTAAAACTTACCAAACAAGAAAATTATAGTTTTAGAGAACTAGACCGTCAAATATCCGCAAGCCTTTTCGAGCGGACAATGATTGGTAACACAAAACTCTCAACAGCATTGAGAGAAACCAGTCAAGACACCACAAATACATTTAAAGATAGCTATGTTTTTGAATTTCTGAATTTATCTGAGCCACATAGCGAAAGTGATTTGCAACGTGGACTTGTTAGACAGATGAGAAATTTCATTCTCGAACTTGGTAAAGATTTTCTGTTTATTGGAGAAGAATACAAATTACAAGTCGGCAACAGCGATTTTTATATTGACTTGCTTTTCTATCACCGTGGACTACAATGCTTGGTCGCTTTTGAACTCAAGGCAGACAAGTTTAAGCCCGAACATTTAGGACAGCTCAACTTCTATTTAGAAGCATTAGACCGTGACGTGAAGAAACCCAATGAAAATCTCAGTATTGGAGTGTTGTTGTGCAAAGACAAAGACAGCGAAGTTGTGGAATATGCTCTAAGCAGAAGCCTATCACCAACAATGGTTTCAGAATACAAAACACAACTACCAGACAAGAAGATTTTACAACAGAAATTACACGAACTGTTTGACAATGAAAGTGATAACAAATAG
- a CDS encoding response regulator translates to MSALNGKILLIEDKLDNISHIENMIKEAGYEVFRAAGTPQEALRMTILMLQSTMIIAHDSLSDTILSTAREMNKEISIIMLGTSDETLLLPSIQVGKTAYLKAPFTTSVLKAVIDFISR, encoded by the coding sequence ATGAGTGCTTTGAATGGTAAAATCCTTTTAATTGAGGATAAGCTTGATAATATTTCTCACATTGAGAATATGATTAAAGAAGCTGGCTATGAAGTTTTCAGGGCGGCTGGTACGCCTCAGGAGGCGCTTCGAATGACCATATTGATGCTTCAATCAACCATGATCATTGCCCATGATTCATTGAGCGATACGATTCTTTCAACCGCGCGTGAAATGAATAAAGAAATTTCTATTATTATGCTCGGGACATCTGACGAAACGCTGCTGCTCCCAAGTATCCAAGTAGGTAAAACGGCTTACCTAAAAGCCCCGTTTACAACGTCTGTATTAAAAGCAGTGATTGACTTTATCAGCCGCTAA
- a CDS encoding OsmC family protein has translation MAQEHFYEVSVEWKSERKGTMSSPVLNDTLEVATPPEFPKGMVGIWSPEHLLVAAVNSCLMTTFLAIAENSKLDFTHFASKGVGKLEVVDGKYIISEITLMPVLTLPADDQKERAMRVLHKAEAACLISNSVKSKIIFQPEIIVMQAELIA, from the coding sequence ATGGCACAGGAACATTTTTATGAAGTCTCGGTTGAGTGGAAAAGTGAACGCAAAGGAACGATGAGTTCGCCCGTATTGAATGATACCCTTGAAGTGGCTACTCCGCCCGAATTCCCCAAAGGCATGGTGGGCATTTGGTCGCCCGAACATTTGCTGGTAGCGGCGGTGAATAGTTGTTTAATGACCACTTTTTTGGCCATTGCCGAAAATTCAAAATTAGATTTTACCCATTTTGCATCCAAAGGTGTGGGAAAACTTGAAGTGGTTGACGGTAAATACATAATCAGTGAAATCACCCTCATGCCTGTGTTGACGCTTCCTGCCGATGACCAAAAAGAAAGAGCAATGCGGGTGCTTCACAAAGCGGAAGCGGCCTGTTTAATTAGTAATTCAGTAAAATCAAAGATTATCTTTCAACCCGAAATTATCGTAATGCAAGCGGAATTAATTGCTTAA
- a CDS encoding alpha/beta fold hydrolase, translated as MFEKYFFITLLFFVGLLKSSFQVDYPYEVRYFSFMLENQPVKMAYMDIAPVITTGKTIVLLHGKNFNGYYWKEVIPGLVKQGYRVIVPDQLGWGKSDKPNVQYSFHLLATNTKQLLEGLKIPKAVIVGHSMGGMLAVRFSLLYAEMVEKLILENPIGLEDYKTFVPYQALENLVEKEKNATYESYKKYQQSYYPVWKPAYEQYVKAQAEALSEPAFPQTAQVNAFTYEMIYEQPVVYELENISVPTLLIIGQSDRTVVGKDYLTAEQKKMYGNYPALGKKANQQIKGSKLVELEGVGHIPHIQDTERFQKEVAKFL; from the coding sequence ATGTTTGAAAAATATTTTTTTATTACCCTATTGTTTTTTGTCGGTCTCCTAAAGAGCTCTTTTCAGGTCGACTATCCTTATGAAGTGCGTTATTTTTCGTTTATGTTGGAAAATCAGCCCGTAAAGATGGCGTACATGGACATAGCTCCCGTAATTACTACTGGTAAAACGATTGTTCTGTTACATGGAAAGAACTTTAACGGTTATTATTGGAAAGAAGTAATCCCCGGGCTGGTCAAACAGGGCTACCGCGTGATTGTGCCCGACCAATTGGGTTGGGGTAAGTCAGATAAGCCAAATGTTCAGTATAGTTTTCACTTATTGGCGACCAATACCAAGCAGTTGTTGGAAGGGTTGAAAATACCCAAAGCCGTCATTGTCGGTCATTCAATGGGCGGGATGTTAGCGGTTCGGTTTTCGTTACTTTATGCCGAAATGGTCGAAAAATTAATCCTCGAAAACCCGATTGGTTTGGAGGATTATAAAACCTTTGTTCCTTACCAAGCCCTCGAAAACTTGGTTGAAAAGGAAAAAAATGCCACTTACGAATCGTACAAAAAATACCAACAGAGCTATTATCCCGTTTGGAAACCTGCGTACGAACAATACGTAAAAGCACAGGCAGAGGCACTTTCTGAACCTGCATTTCCACAAACGGCGCAGGTAAATGCGTTTACCTATGAGATGATTTATGAGCAACCCGTGGTCTATGAATTGGAGAATATCTCGGTACCCACTTTATTGATTATTGGTCAGTCCGACCGAACTGTGGTGGGAAAAGACTACCTGACTGCTGAACAAAAAAAAATGTATGGCAACTATCCAGCCTTGGGTAAAAAAGCAAATCAGCAAATTAAAGGGTCGAAGTTGGTAGAATTGGAAGGGGTGGGGCATATTCCGCACATTCAGGATACGGAACGATTTCAGAAAGAGGTCGCTAAATTCTTATAG
- a CDS encoding ankyrin repeat domain-containing protein — MQKRLNKPYANYRVIALLLGLFLFLIYSKQLADLGSFSWTSDESKPCFKDAPRQKIAQAIDSYDVARLKFLLHNPPPNLNDADNDAHINLLDYARDRFSRYTHTPIHWKPVFELLINAGAKIEATTAGRIDTHVRNAGIMEPAMFAYFLEKGANPNATNDEGQPLILSIIQYGDDTFEKVQLLLQHGLDLKQATGDLDQLKNITPLIAAASKQEWGICKLLVDAGDNVYYVNPDGLSLKKVMNEYEKAQKQRNDPLSEDYLELKQKIKKH, encoded by the coding sequence ATGCAAAAACGACTCAATAAACCTTACGCAAATTACCGCGTCATTGCCCTGCTGCTGGGGCTGTTTTTGTTTCTCATTTACAGCAAACAGCTTGCTGACCTAGGCTCATTTTCCTGGACTTCTGATGAATCAAAGCCTTGTTTCAAAGACGCGCCTCGGCAAAAAATTGCCCAAGCCATTGATTCGTATGATGTAGCAAGGCTAAAGTTTTTGTTACACAATCCGCCGCCCAACCTCAACGACGCCGACAACGACGCCCATATTAATCTGCTCGACTACGCCCGCGACCGTTTTAGCCGCTATACCCACACGCCCATTCACTGGAAACCCGTGTTTGAGTTGCTTATCAACGCGGGCGCAAAAATCGAAGCAACAACCGCAGGGCGAATTGATACGCACGTCAGGAATGCGGGAATCATGGAGCCAGCGATGTTTGCGTATTTTTTAGAAAAAGGAGCCAACCCCAACGCAACCAACGACGAAGGCCAACCGCTGATTTTATCCATCATTCAGTACGGCGATGATACATTTGAAAAAGTGCAACTGTTGCTCCAACACGGTTTAGACTTGAAACAAGCCACGGGCGACCTCGATCAGCTCAAAAATATAACGCCGCTAATAGCTGCCGCTTCCAAACAGGAATGGGGAATCTGCAAGCTGCTCGTCGACGCGGGCGACAATGTTTACTACGTAAATCCCGATGGACTTTCGCTCAAAAAAGTAATGAATGAGTACGAAAAAGCCCAAAAACAACGAAATGACCCGTTATCGGAAGATTATTTAGAACTTAAGCAGAAAATCAAAAAGCACTGA
- a CDS encoding DUF3037 domain-containing protein, which produces MPEKHLFEYAVIRVVPRVEREEFLNVGVIVYCSAEGFLQTKFELNEARLRAFSDQIDMSELTARLGAFDRICDGRSKGGTIGQLSRAERFRWLTATRSTVVQTSAVHPGLCENAAETLERLFAQLVL; this is translated from the coding sequence ATGCCCGAAAAACACTTATTTGAGTACGCCGTGATTCGCGTGGTGCCGCGCGTGGAGCGCGAAGAGTTTTTGAACGTCGGGGTCATTGTCTATTGTTCTGCCGAAGGTTTTTTACAAACAAAATTTGAACTGAACGAGGCGCGACTGAGGGCGTTTTCGGACCAAATAGATATGTCCGAATTGACCGCGCGGCTGGGGGCTTTTGATCGAATCTGCGATGGCCGCTCTAAGGGCGGAACGATTGGCCAACTATCTCGTGCAGAGCGTTTTCGGTGGTTGACCGCCACCCGAAGCACCGTGGTACAGACGTCGGCGGTGCATCCGGGCTTGTGTGAAAATGCCGCCGAAACCCTAGAGCGGCTGTTTGCTCAACTGGTTTTGTAG
- the trxA gene encoding thioredoxin: MTKYSFILLIALIFVFNACNPKGEGGGETTGGALSAKEFKAKIDANPAITVVDVRTPEEFAGGHLLNAHNIDWNSNGFENKIDGFERDKPILVYCLSGGRSADAAQKMRSFGFTQVFELEGGMMKWRAEGLPETTAETPKPTGMSRQQFDELLNSEKLVLVDFYADWCAPCKKMAPFLEEIKTEKAHKVNLVRINTDDNQELAQQLGIEGLPTLLLFKNKTLVWQNVGYIGKEEVEKQLN; encoded by the coding sequence ATGACCAAATACTCTTTCATCCTCCTGATTGCGTTGATTTTTGTGTTCAATGCCTGCAACCCAAAAGGCGAAGGTGGCGGTGAAACCACGGGCGGGGCGTTGTCGGCCAAGGAGTTTAAGGCCAAAATCGACGCCAATCCCGCCATTACGGTGGTGGATGTACGAACGCCCGAAGAATTTGCGGGCGGGCATTTGCTCAATGCGCACAACATTGACTGGAACAGCAACGGGTTTGAAAATAAAATTGACGGTTTTGAGCGTGACAAGCCCATTTTGGTCTATTGCCTCAGTGGAGGCAGAAGCGCCGATGCGGCCCAAAAAATGCGAAGTTTTGGCTTTACGCAAGTGTTTGAATTGGAGGGTGGTATGATGAAATGGCGGGCCGAGGGCTTGCCCGAAACCACCGCTGAAACGCCCAAACCGACGGGCATGAGTCGCCAACAGTTTGATGAATTACTGAACTCCGAAAAACTGGTTTTGGTCGATTTTTACGCGGATTGGTGCGCTCCTTGCAAAAAAATGGCCCCATTTCTCGAAGAAATCAAGACGGAGAAGGCTCACAAAGTCAACCTCGTTCGTATCAATACCGACGATAACCAAGAGTTGGCCCAGCAGCTTGGCATTGAAGGCCTGCCCACCTTACTTTTATTCAAAAACAAAACCCTCGTTTGGCAAAACGTTGGGTACATCGGAAAGGAAGAAGTGGAGAAGCAATTGAACTGA
- a CDS encoding HipA family kinase, with protein MAEPEINIRTVNVTRYVTPLREGGSLPAIVEADDDFLYVMKFRGAGQGAKALIAELISGEIARTLGLRVPEIVFSNLHEAFSRMEPDEEIQDLLRESVGLNLALHFLSGAITFDALVTNINATLASRIVWLDCLITNVDRTPRNTNMLIWHRDLWLIDHGASLYFHHSWDNWEQQAKRPFTAVKDHVLLPFASELDEVDAHFRTILTPERIRGIVSLVPDEWLMDESTTMTPQERRQVYAQFLETRVAASELFVKEAQNARKTLI; from the coding sequence ATGGCTGAACCTGAAATCAATATCCGAACCGTCAACGTAACCCGCTACGTCACGCCGTTGCGGGAGGGCGGCTCGCTACCTGCCATTGTGGAGGCCGACGATGATTTTTTGTACGTGATGAAATTTCGCGGTGCGGGGCAGGGAGCCAAGGCGCTCATAGCGGAGCTGATTTCGGGCGAAATAGCCCGGACGCTCGGTTTACGCGTCCCCGAAATCGTGTTCAGCAATCTGCACGAAGCATTCAGCCGCATGGAGCCCGACGAAGAAATTCAGGATTTGCTGCGCGAAAGCGTAGGGCTGAATCTGGCCCTGCATTTTCTGTCGGGAGCCATTACTTTTGATGCCTTGGTAACCAACATCAACGCTACCCTCGCGTCGCGGATTGTTTGGTTGGACTGTTTGATTACCAACGTAGACCGCACCCCGCGCAATACCAACATGCTGATATGGCACCGCGATTTGTGGCTGATTGACCACGGTGCCTCGCTGTATTTTCACCACTCATGGGACAATTGGGAGCAGCAGGCCAAACGCCCTTTTACGGCCGTTAAAGACCATGTTTTGTTGCCTTTTGCGTCCGAATTGGACGAGGTAGATGCCCATTTTAGGACTATTCTAACCCCCGAACGGATTCGGGGTATTGTGTCGTTGGTGCCCGATGAATGGCTCATGGATGAGTCCACGACGATGACGCCCCAAGAGCGGCGGCAGGTGTACGCTCAATTTTTAGAAACGCGCGTTGCCGCGTCCGAACTGTTTGTCAAAGAAGCACAAAATGCCCGAAAAACACTTATTTGA
- a CDS encoding tetratricopeptide repeat protein — MDALIVVPLVVTLFFLHYYLTDHDTPIDKDRKRFAEGIALFESGDYTAAHAYFDQKIKENRKSALAYEYRGKCNLEDGNLYSALYDFTEALSFDTTLVEVHLKKGLVHYELEELKDAYLSLDKAVWFSRGENADAMHWRTVVYQKLHPAETPEHYRKI; from the coding sequence ATGGATGCTCTCATCGTTGTCCCGCTTGTCGTAACGCTGTTTTTTCTGCATTACTACCTTACCGACCACGACACCCCAATCGACAAAGACCGCAAGCGTTTTGCGGAGGGAATTGCGCTATTTGAATCGGGCGATTATACCGCCGCACACGCTTATTTTGACCAAAAAATAAAAGAAAACCGTAAGTCTGCCTTAGCGTATGAATACCGGGGAAAGTGCAATTTGGAAGACGGCAATCTCTACTCCGCCCTGTATGATTTTACCGAAGCATTATCGTTTGATACCACCCTTGTGGAAGTGCACTTAAAGAAAGGATTGGTTCATTATGAACTGGAGGAATTGAAAGACGCCTACCTTTCGCTCGACAAAGCGGTATGGTTTTCGAGGGGTGAAAATGCAGATGCGATGCATTGGCGCACGGTTGTGTACCAAAAATTGCACCCTGCGGAAACACCCGAACATTACCGAAAAATATAG
- the bla gene encoding class A beta-lactamase, subclass A2: MTRILQSVSVIFLLLIFFSNCQTSKSSTDALRSNIQQIVSSKNAIVGVSIIGNNGKDTMSLHGDRRFPMQSVFKFHIALAVLSEIDKGKLSLDQKIKIGKDELLPKDFWSPLRDENPNGGVFTIERLIQYSVSNSDNTACDVLIRLIGTPKTVEEYFKKNNIQDIQITYNEEEMQSKWENMFENWTTPKAASETLKMFYENKNNLLSKSSYDFFWKTNIETTTGEKRIRGLLPKGTIVAHKTGWSGTNKVTGITAAVNNIGIVFLPNGEYFIISVFVSESKENFDTNEKIIADIAKATYDFYTTMTK, translated from the coding sequence ATGACAAGAATACTTCAATCGGTTAGTGTAATATTTTTATTATTAATTTTTTTCTCAAATTGTCAAACCTCAAAAAGTTCGACGGATGCACTTAGGAGCAACATTCAGCAAATCGTATCAAGCAAGAATGCGATTGTTGGTGTTTCAATTATCGGAAACAACGGTAAAGACACCATGTCGCTACACGGAGATAGGCGATTCCCGATGCAAAGTGTCTTTAAATTCCATATTGCATTAGCGGTTTTGTCGGAGATTGACAAAGGAAAACTATCCTTAGACCAAAAAATAAAGATAGGGAAAGATGAACTTTTACCCAAGGATTTTTGGAGTCCACTCAGAGACGAAAACCCCAACGGTGGAGTTTTTACCATTGAAAGATTAATTCAATATTCGGTTTCAAATAGTGACAATACCGCTTGCGATGTTTTAATAAGGCTTATTGGAACGCCTAAAACGGTGGAAGAATATTTCAAAAAAAACAACATTCAGGACATACAAATCACCTACAATGAAGAAGAAATGCAATCAAAGTGGGAAAATATGTTTGAGAACTGGACAACCCCTAAGGCGGCAAGTGAGACGCTCAAAATGTTTTATGAAAATAAGAACAATTTATTATCAAAAAGCAGTTATGATTTCTTTTGGAAAACCAATATAGAAACAACAACTGGAGAAAAAAGAATTAGAGGTTTATTACCCAAAGGAACTATTGTCGCTCATAAAACAGGTTGGTCTGGTACAAATAAAGTTACAGGAATTACGGCGGCTGTAAACAATATAGGCATTGTTTTTTTACCAAATGGTGAATACTTTATTATCAGTGTATTTGTGAGCGAATCAAAAGAAAATTTTGACACAAACGAAAAAATTATAGCCGACATCGCAAAAGCAACTTATGACTTTTACACGACAATGACTAAATAA